The nucleotide window AAGACCAGTTATTTCTAATCAACACAAAGCAGTTGGAAAAGTCCTTAGCATATGAAGAGCTTATGGCAAAACCCCGGTTATTAAAGCGAAATTATTTTGACTTTACGCAAGGTTAAAAGTGAGACGCTGTCGTGTCCGGCGTTCTTTCATTTACAATTGTAAATTTCATGTACCATAATAAAAAAATAAATATGTTGCAAAATATATAACATCTCCTTATATTGTAGGGATAAGTGATAACCACAAAAACGTTAAAGCTACAAAAGGGGATATAGAGGTATGACAAAGTCTTTTTATCACTACATGATGAAATATCGCGATACATTTCAACGAGATGATTTAAGTGATTTGGCACAAATCATGTATGAAGATCATAGCTTTCCGAAGCAATCCAATGATTACGAAGAAATCAGCTCTTATCTGGAGCTAAGCGGACTACTTCCTAATATGTCTGTTTTTGACAGCGCCTGGGAGTATTATCTGCAAGCTGTATAAGTAAACAATTACACACAAAAAAAGACCTTTTTATAAAGGTCTTTTTTTGTTATAAATTCTTTTTACAACAGGCGCGTCTCTAATAAGCGTTTTCTTTTCTATGGCATATACTGATATCGTCAAAGTGCCATTTTTCAATCACGACTTACAAAGGAGGGAGCAACATGACCAGGAAAAAACAACCGAAATATAATGTTGGTGATATAGTCGTGATTACGCTATACGGAACAGTTGGAAAGATTACAAACGCAAAAATTCTAGATGGTGTTTATGTATATGAAGTAAATAATCACGACGGTCTTTATGTAGAAAATACATTGCAATTAATTACAGATTACGAGGGACGTAACGTGGAAAAAGAATGGATTGAACTTAACTACAAGTTTACCTTTGGAGATCTTGTGCAGGTAACTGGTTATGACAAAGATGTGTTTCGCGTTGTCGGCTATCGTACTGAAGTATGGAGATATAAAAATGACGCTTGGGAAGATACCATTTATGAGTTATCACGCATTACTGATGGTGAATGGTTAGAAGCGGATGAATCTGATTTAACCTTGCTTGCAAATGCACAAACTGCAAATTCCATTTTAAAAAAGTTGAAAAACGACAAAGCAGGGATTAATAAATTGGATTTAGAAAAATTAAAGTCTATGAATCATTCAAAACGAAGTGGTGCAAAGACAAACCGCCAAGAAATTATTGATGGACTGCTTGATATTTATAATGATTATCGGGAGTTGTACGAAACATTTAAAGATGAAGAATATATGATTGTAATGAATTTAGTAATGCATTACTTAACGAAGTTATCAGAAAAGAAATAGTAACGGATTATAAGGAATTTTACAAATGAATCAAAATGAGCTCTAGTAATAAATACACAGTGTAAGGTATGCCCACAATTGTTAAAAACAAAAGTAAGATGGAAATTAGCTTGTCCATTATAGTGTCGAACTGCTCGCTTTCGCAACTAGTCAAAAGCGGCTTTTCTTCTGTCTGCATATATTTTACGTTTTTCATATATAAATCCCCCTTCATGCAACTTGTACTATATACATATGAATATGCGATGTGGTATAGACCCGCGTATAGAAAAAAGATACGAAAAATGTATAGGATAAGTGTTCATAATTTTCTTTTTTTCTCATAAAACAGAAATAAAGGGGTGATGAATGTGAAAGAAATCGAAGTGGTCATTGATACAGAAGAGATTGCGGAGTTTTTTTACAAGCAGCTAGTCCAGCGGGGGTATGTGCCTGCACCTGAAGAAATGGAAGAGTTAGCGGACATCACATTCGACTATCTCTTAGAAAAATGCATGATTGATGAGATTTTTGATGAGGAATGATAGAAGAGTGACGGCGAGGTAACTCGTCGTCTTTACTTATCTGTGACTTTATAGTCTATATAATGATAGTAGCGTATTGCAATGATCGACATACCACGTAATTAGTTATAAAAATGTAACATTCTGTTATCTGAATTCTTGCTATAATAAAACTGAATCTTTCAAAAAGAGGTGAAAGAAGTGTTAAAAAAAATCTTAAAATCATTACTAGGTCATAGCCATAAGCGTTATTCTAGCAGTGATTACCATCGTCGACCTAGCTATAAGCGTTATTCCAGCAGCGATCGTCATGCACACCGTCATCATGGTCATGGATATTACAAGAAAAAGCATAAAAGTAGCTTCTTATCGAGCTTCTTCAGCAGTTAATGATTAACTGGGAGTATTTATCTGCTTGGTTTGATAGACCGCTTCGCCAAGGCTCCATTGTGGATAATTATCAAATTAAGCGTACGCTTGGTATGGGGAGCTATGGCTTTACGTACCTTGCTGTATCTTTACAAACACAAAAAGAAATTGTTGTTAAACAATTAAGAACCAGCAAGCGTCGTACTGCATCAGGAAGAAAATCTTTTCAGTATGAGCAAAGTATATTAGAACGCCTTAAACATCCGCTGATACCGAAGAAACACACAGCTTTTTCGCAGGGAAAACAATTGTTTTTTACGATGGATTATGTGCAAGGTATTACGTTTGAAGATTTAATTTTTAAACATGGACAAACATTCACAGAGCATGAGGCTTTTACTATTTTACTCTCTATTTTACAAACGGTAGCTTACTTTCATCGTTTAGGAATTGTTCATCGCGATTTACGAACACCCAATTTATTGTGGCACGCAGGGCAAGTTCATATTATTGATTTTGGCTTGGCTCGTTATATAGGAGAACAAGATGAGCGGGCTAAAGCATTTACTGATGAGAAAAAACTTATGCGAGAAGTGCACTATCGAAGCGACTTTTATGCACTCGGTCATTTCCTATTGTTTTTACTGTATGCAGGATATAAGCCTACAATGAAACAAGAACGTCCTTGGTTTGAAGAGTTGATACTAACAAAAGAGGGCAAGCATATCATAAAAAGAATGCTACAGATAGAACAGCCTTACGAAGAAATAGATGAGCTATGTAATCAGATTCAATCCATGCTGAAGGAGTGAGAAACATGTTGCAAAAGTTTTTAGCAAGTGTTGGAATCGGAGCAGCAAAAGTAGACACAATCTTAGAAAAAGAAAAGTATTTTGCCGGAGAAGAAGTACGAGGAATAGTTCATGTGAAAGGCGGAAATGTTCCGCAACAAGTTGATAGCATTTATCTGACGGTGTTTGGTTCTTACATACGTGAAGTAGACGATAAAAAAGTTACAGCTGTGCATGCACTTTATAAGCATCGCTTAACAGATCGTATTGATATTGTACCTGCTGAGGAAAAGACGATTCCGTTTTCTTTTTTATTACCAGTGGACACACCAGTGACATTTGGAAGCGGTAAAGTTTGGATTCATACTGGTCTTGATATTAGTAGCAGTGTAGATCCAACTGATAAAGACTTTATTGAAGTGTTGCCAAATCCGCTTATAGCTGGCGTCATTCAGGCTACTGAGCAACTTGGTTTTCGTTTACGTCAGACAGAATGCAAAGAGATTCCATTTCGTTTGCGAGAACGTATTCCATTTGCACAAGAACTTGAATTTATTCCAGTTTATGGCATGTTCAGAGGCAAGCTAGATGAGCTAGAATTGCTACTGTTTCCGAGGTCCAATGAAGAGCTCAGAATAATTATGGAGATTGATCGCAAAGCGAGGGGCTTGGCAGGTCTGTTTTCAGAAGCCCTTGATTTAGATGAAACGCATGTTCAGCTTGTGGTAAAACCTGCAGATATTCCTACATTAGCAGAAATCTTACAAGAAACCATCTCAAAATATTGTTAAACTGCGCATAATAACACAAATGGAGAGGAAAACTATAATTCCTCTCCATTTTGTTATTTTGAGGTGCAGAAATGAATAAATTAAGTATAATCATTATTTTTATTGTTTGTCTCATTCTATTCATAGTACTTTCGCTGTCCTATACAAAACTGGGTACGTTTGATACAGTGATTAGCTCGTATATCCAACACTTTCGTACCAGACCGGGTATTTATTTTTTTCAATGTATGACTTATGTAGGATCTATTCGTATGTATGTACCTGTAATATGTATTCTATCTATTTACTGTGCTGTCCGAAAAAAACTTCTCAATATATGTTTCTTGGTGTTTAATCTATGGGGATCTCGTTATTTAAACCAAGTGCTCAAATTATGGTATCAAAGACCAAGACCTGATATTCACACCTTAACAACTGCTACAGGATATAGTTTTCCAAGTGGCCACGCTATGAATGCTGCAGCATTTTTAGGATTTATAGCATATCTGATTATCACAGAGCATCAATTGCGCTTGTGGCAAAAAACTATATTGCTCGTGTTCACTACGCTTATGATTCTCTCAATTAGTATTAGTCGCGTGTATCTTGGGGTACATTACCCAACTGATATTATAGCGGGCAGCGCAGCAGGGATTGCTTGGTTATTATTATGTATTTTATTCCATCAGCGATTTATACAGTGAACGATTCACCAATCCTTTGCGCAAAGAGACTTCTTTTGAACATATAAAAAATCCCCTTAGCAGGGGATTT belongs to Ectobacillus sp. JY-23 and includes:
- a CDS encoding protein kinase — protein: MNWEYLSAWFDRPLRQGSIVDNYQIKRTLGMGSYGFTYLAVSLQTQKEIVVKQLRTSKRRTASGRKSFQYEQSILERLKHPLIPKKHTAFSQGKQLFFTMDYVQGITFEDLIFKHGQTFTEHEAFTILLSILQTVAYFHRLGIVHRDLRTPNLLWHAGQVHIIDFGLARYIGEQDERAKAFTDEKKLMREVHYRSDFYALGHFLLFLLYAGYKPTMKQERPWFEELILTKEGKHIIKRMLQIEQPYEEIDELCNQIQSMLKE
- a CDS encoding DUF3930 family protein: MKNVKYMQTEEKPLLTSCESEQFDTIMDKLISILLLFLTIVGIPYTVYLLLELILIHL
- a CDS encoding sporulation protein; this translates as MLQKFLASVGIGAAKVDTILEKEKYFAGEEVRGIVHVKGGNVPQQVDSIYLTVFGSYIREVDDKKVTAVHALYKHRLTDRIDIVPAEEKTIPFSFLLPVDTPVTFGSGKVWIHTGLDISSSVDPTDKDFIEVLPNPLIAGVIQATEQLGFRLRQTECKEIPFRLRERIPFAQELEFIPVYGMFRGKLDELELLLFPRSNEELRIIMEIDRKARGLAGLFSEALDLDETHVQLVVKPADIPTLAEILQETISKYC
- a CDS encoding YozE family protein; the encoded protein is MTKSFYHYMMKYRDTFQRDDLSDLAQIMYEDHSFPKQSNDYEEISSYLELSGLLPNMSVFDSAWEYYLQAV
- a CDS encoding YozD family protein, which encodes MKEIEVVIDTEEIAEFFYKQLVQRGYVPAPEEMEELADITFDYLLEKCMIDEIFDEE
- a CDS encoding phosphatase PAP2 family protein yields the protein MNKLSIIIIFIVCLILFIVLSLSYTKLGTFDTVISSYIQHFRTRPGIYFFQCMTYVGSIRMYVPVICILSIYCAVRKKLLNICFLVFNLWGSRYLNQVLKLWYQRPRPDIHTLTTATGYSFPSGHAMNAAAFLGFIAYLIITEHQLRLWQKTILLVFTTLMILSISISRVYLGVHYPTDIIAGSAAGIAWLLLCILFHQRFIQ